A window of the Echeneis naucrates chromosome 3, fEcheNa1.1, whole genome shotgun sequence genome harbors these coding sequences:
- the cgref1 gene encoding cell growth regulator with EF hand domain protein 1 isoform X1 translates to MMTGAFTGFHLDKFVPCVLYLLLPLHLCLAAPGLPGTDRDETVDAHPPIKTLPNPFGPGEGDRRLLQNYIQSTLKDSQGGPEISSWEQEVFFLFGVYDYDRSGLLDGLEMMKLLSDYGSHHAPGAQANELVVLLVDSLLQAHDLNQDGLLAPSELLSPSLLHTQQPNNRPDQEQGVVVMEEKLSNPSTDDEKAGAAEQRREAHEEIQPHEVKTEEHVNERDEENEQQLAEVPAADQGHHQEAPVHQGQPEI, encoded by the exons ATGATGACAG GTGCATTCACGGGTTTTCACCTGGACAAGTTCGTCCCATGTGTCCTGTACCTGCTCCTGCCTCTACACCTGTGCCTGGCTGCACCAGGTCTACCAGGAACAGACAG AGATGAAACAGTAGATGCCCACCCTCCCATCAAAACATTACCCAATCCCTTTGGCCCTGGAGAGGGGGACCGCAG GCTGCTACAGAATTACATTCAGTCGACATTGAAGGACAGCCAAGGAGGACCAGAAATCAGCAGCTGGGAGCAAG AGGTATTCTTCCTGTTCGGTGTGTATGACTACGATCGCAGTGGGTTGTTGGACGGTTTGGAGATGATGAAGCTTCTCTCAGACTATGGTTCCCATCATGCACCTGGAGCACAGGCCAATGAGttg GTTGTGTTATTGGTAGATTCTTTACTCCAGGCTCATGATCTAAACCAGGACGGCCTGTTGGCCCCATCAGAGTTACTTTCTCCTTCATTGCTTCACACACAG CAGCCCAACAATAGACCTGATCAGGAGCAGGGCgtggtggtgatggaggagaaGCTGTCAAATCCCAGCACTGATGATGAGAAGGCcggagcagcagagcagagaagagaagcTCATGAAGAGATTCAGCCTCACGAAGTAAAGACAGAGGAACATGTCAatgaaagagatgaagagaatGAACAACAACTCGCTGAAGTCCCAGCAGCAGATCAGGGGCATCACCAGGAAGCCCCTGTACATCAGGGGCAACCAGAGATTTGA
- the drc8 gene encoding dynein regulatory complex protein 8, with protein sequence MAESKQSAELTEVQKKIRATFEAFDYEFNNTVDVREIGTIIYALGCFPSQKDLHDFIAQVEEDHTGWIHLDKFLPAMTEVLLEHKFPPIPEDLVLQAFEVLDKEKKGYLDPEELTKYMTQEGEPFTQVEMDEMLTAHADHEKNCICYKDLISQLTIDPDL encoded by the exons ATGGCGGAGAGCAAGCAGAGTGCAG aGCTGACAGAAGTCCAAAAGAAGATCAGAGCAACTTTTGAAGCGTTTGACTATGAGTTTAACAACACAGTGGATGTGAG GGAAATTGGCACCATCATCTATGCCCTGGGCTGCTTCCCCTCTCAGAAAGACCTACATGACTTTATTGCTCAG GTGGAAGAAGACCACACTGGATGGATCCACCTGGACAAGTTCCTCCCAGCTATGACCGAAGTTCTACTGGAGCACAA GTTTCCTCCAATTCCTGAGGATCTTGTGCTTCAGGCCTTTGAG GTTctggacaaagaaaagaaaggataCCTAGATCCTGAAGAACTGACAAAATACATGACACAGGAAG GGGAGCCCTTCACTCAGGTGGAGATGGATGAGATGCTGACAGCACATGCTGACCATGAGAAGAACTGCATCTGTTATAAAGACCTAATCAGCCAGTTGACCATTGACCCTGACTTGTAG
- the cgref1 gene encoding cell growth regulator with EF hand domain protein 1 isoform X2: MMTGAFTGFHLDKFVPCVLYLLLPLHLCLAAPGLPGTDRDETVDAHPPIKTLPNPFGPGEGDRRLLQNYIQSTLKDSQGGPEISSWEQEVFFLFGVYDYDRSGLLDGLEMMKLLSDYGSHHAPGAQANELVVLLVDSLLQAHDLNQDGLLAPSELLSPSLLHTQPNNRPDQEQGVVVMEEKLSNPSTDDEKAGAAEQRREAHEEIQPHEVKTEEHVNERDEENEQQLAEVPAADQGHHQEAPVHQGQPEI, translated from the exons ATGATGACAG GTGCATTCACGGGTTTTCACCTGGACAAGTTCGTCCCATGTGTCCTGTACCTGCTCCTGCCTCTACACCTGTGCCTGGCTGCACCAGGTCTACCAGGAACAGACAG AGATGAAACAGTAGATGCCCACCCTCCCATCAAAACATTACCCAATCCCTTTGGCCCTGGAGAGGGGGACCGCAG GCTGCTACAGAATTACATTCAGTCGACATTGAAGGACAGCCAAGGAGGACCAGAAATCAGCAGCTGGGAGCAAG AGGTATTCTTCCTGTTCGGTGTGTATGACTACGATCGCAGTGGGTTGTTGGACGGTTTGGAGATGATGAAGCTTCTCTCAGACTATGGTTCCCATCATGCACCTGGAGCACAGGCCAATGAGttg GTTGTGTTATTGGTAGATTCTTTACTCCAGGCTCATGATCTAAACCAGGACGGCCTGTTGGCCCCATCAGAGTTACTTTCTCCTTCATTGCTTCACACACAG CCCAACAATAGACCTGATCAGGAGCAGGGCgtggtggtgatggaggagaaGCTGTCAAATCCCAGCACTGATGATGAGAAGGCcggagcagcagagcagagaagagaagcTCATGAAGAGATTCAGCCTCACGAAGTAAAGACAGAGGAACATGTCAatgaaagagatgaagagaatGAACAACAACTCGCTGAAGTCCCAGCAGCAGATCAGGGGCATCACCAGGAAGCCCCTGTACATCAGGGGCAACCAGAGATTTGA
- the adpgk2 gene encoding ADP-dependent glucokinase, whose translation MEGGGRVSWMKYGPVVSLLMVLLAVWFRSDHDGVLDDRLDTVLSSLLRAERKVGLNSAARPRVAVGFGGCVDLIVDGISLLNKIGLPPTDQPLHHDYIENAEQLAQSFAYFFAPGAAAERFMLNDTLFSELVEVSRDLPGNRWAVGGNAPVMAGRMANEGCDVLLGGSFTPDFADVLSQHITVGGNMVEEPDIHLILEYPSGASWGHYTSRRANRYIIHSDEHNPYLASMEEFAEKLEDFKPDLLVVGGLQMMDNFPFQSGEREALLSRLADLLSSSSPQIGVHFEMASFVEESIMEDLLHYVIPQADSLGMNEQELPNLLSLLKGSNITVLSDPNPRVATVLDQMREVYRILNQRYKDANQASLESDTNNPKEEGKPLTRLHVHTLAFQAMIVTRGSQWKNTMSATAKASLTANRHVCGSNDIDLSKARLIMDDSFAVSRQEGSQRIPLQETRPVSCWDEVDYEICVAPVLVCTEVYQTAGGGDNISAAGLVLQI comes from the exons ATGGAGGGGGGAGGCAGGGTGTCATGGATGAAATACGGGCCCGTCGTGTCCCTGCTCATGGTTCTGTTGGCCGTCTGGTTCCGCTCAGACCATGACGGGGTCCTGGACGACCGGCTGGACACGGTCCTGTCCTCCCTGCTCCGGGCTGAGCGGAAGGTCGGACTGAACAGCGCCGCCCGACCGAGAGTGGCCGTTG GTTTTGGTGGTTGTGTTGACCTGATAGTGGACGGGATATCGTTGCTTAATAAGATTGGCCTCCCTCCCACAGACCAGCCGCTGCATCATGACTACATAGAAAATGCTGAACAGTTGGCACAGAGCTTTGCCTACTTCTTTGCACCGGGAGCTGCAGCAGA ACGTTTTATGTTGAATGACACTCTGTTTAGTGAGCTGGTGGAGGTTTCCCGTGACCTCCCTGGGAACAGGTGGGCAGTGGGCGGTAATGCCCCAGTGATGGCTGGTCGCATGGCAAATGAGGGATGTGATGTGTTGCTAGGCGGAAGCTTCACTCCTGACTTTGCTGACGTCCTGTCCCAGCACATCACAG TGGGAGGTAACATGGTTGAAGAGCCAGACATTCATCTGATCCTTGAATATCCATCTGGGGCTAGCTGGGGGCACTATACCTCAAGAAGAGCCAACAG ATATATCATTCACAGTGACGAACATAACCCCTACCTGGCCTCCATGGAGGAATTTGCTGAGAAACTGGAGGACTTTAAACCAGATCTGTTGGTTGTGGGAGGGCTGCAAATGATGGATAACTTCCCCTTCCAGTCAG GAGAGagggaagctctcctctcccgTCTGGCAGACCTGCTGTCCTCCTCGTCTCCTCAGATTGGCGTCCATTTTGAGATGGCCAGTTTTGTCGAAGAAAGTATAATGGAAGACCTGCTTCATTATGTCATTCCACAG GCAGACTCGTTGGGGATGAATGAACAAGAGCTTCCAAACCTGCTCAGCCTACTGAAAGGCTCAAACATCACAGTTTTGTCGGACCCAAATCCTCGTGTGGCTACTGTCCTCGACCAAATGAGGGAGGTCTATCGCATCCTGAACCAGCGCTACAAGGATGCAAATCAGGCCAGCCTGGAAAGTGACACAAACAATCCTAAAGAAGAGGGTAAGCCACTGACTCGCCTCCACGTCCACACACTAGCCTTTCAGGCCATGATCGTGACTCGTGGCTCTCAGTGGAAGAACACCATGTCAGCCACAGCCAAGGCCTCTCTCACAGCTAACCGCCATGTTTGCGGTTCTAATGATATTGACCTCAGCAAGGCAAGGCTCATCATGGATGACTCATTCGCCGTAAGCCGGCAGGAGGGCAGCCAACGAATTCCTTTGCAGGAGACCAGGCCGGTGAGCTGTTGGGATGAGGTGGATTATGAGATCTGTGTGGCACCTGTGCTGGTGTGCACTGAGGTTTACCAGACTGCAGGCGGAGGGGACAACATCTCAGCTGCTGGTCTTGTGCTGCAAATTTAG
- the ctsba gene encoding cathepsin B yields MLFSLKSTAAAEQRSADKMWHAAFLLLAASLSQSLARPQLHALSDEMVNYINKINTTWQAGHNFHNVDYSYVQSLCGTMLKGPKLPVMVQYAAGMELPKEFDSREQWPNCPTLREIRDQGSCGSCWAFGAAEAISDRVCIHSNAKISVEISSEDLLTCCDACGMGCNGGYPSSAWDFWTKEGLVSGGLYGSHIGCRPYTIPPCEHHVNGSRPPCTGEGGDTPDCTYKCEPGYAPGYKEDKHYGKTSYSVEADVQQIQYEIFKNGPVEGAFTVYEDFLLYKSGVYQHVSGSAVGGHAIKVLGWGEENGVPYWLCANSWNTDWGDNGFFKILRGSDHCDIESEIVAGIPK; encoded by the exons ATGCTGTTTAGTCTGAAgtccacagctgcagcagaacaacGATCTGCAG ACAAAATGTGGCATGCAGCCTTCCTGTTATTGGCTGCCAGCTTGTCGCAAAGCCTGGCCAGACCCCAACTACATGCCCTCTCCGATGAAATGGTGAACTACATCAATAAGATTAACACTACATGGCAa GCCGGTCACAATTTTCATAATGTTGACTACAGTTATGTCCAGAGTCTCTGTGGTACAATGCTGAAGGGACCTAAACTGCCAGTCAT gGTTCAGTATGCTGCAGGCATGGAGCTGCCTAAAGAATTTGACTCCAGAGAGCAGTGGCCCAACTGTCCCACTCTGAGAGAGATCAGAGACCAGGGCTCCTGTGGATCCTGCTGG GCGTTTGGAGCTGCAGAGGCCATCTCCGACCGTGTGTGTATTCACAGCAATGCCAAGATCAGTGTGGAGATCTCCTCCGAGGACCTGCTGACCTGCTGTGACGCCTGTGGCATGGG ATGTAATGGTGGCTACCCTTCATCTGCCTGGGACTTTTGGACCAAAGAGGGACTGGTCTCTGGAGGTCTCTACGGCTCCCATATTG GCTGCCGTCCCTACACCATTCCCCCCTGTGAGCACCATGTGAATGGTAGCAGACCTCCCTGCACTGGAGAGGGTGGCGACACGCCTGATTGCACCTACAAGTGTGAACCTGGATACGCACCCGGCTACAAAGAGGACAAGCATTATG GTAAAACATCGTACAGTGTGGAGGCCGATGTGCAGCAGATCCAATATGAGATTTTTAAGAATGGCCCAGTAGAGGGAGCCTTCACTGTCTATGAGGACTTTTTGCTGTACAAGTCTG GTGTCTATCAGCATGTCTCTGGGTCTGCTGTGGGTGGCCATGCCATCAAGGTCCTTGGTTGGGGGGAGGAAAATGGGGTTCCCTACTGGCTCTGTGCTAACTCCTGGAACACTGACTGGGGTGACAATG GATTCTTTAAAATCCTGCGTGGATCTGATCACTGTGATATTGAGTCTGAGATTGTGGCTGGCATCCCCAAGTAA